A stretch of the Medicago truncatula cultivar Jemalong A17 chromosome 5, MtrunA17r5.0-ANR, whole genome shotgun sequence genome encodes the following:
- the LOC11406064 gene encoding serine/threonine-protein phosphatase PP1 isozyme 4, with protein sequence MSAQGQPPPPQLQAQVIDETVLDDIIRRLTEVRLSRPGKQVQLSEAEIKQLCSASRDIFLQQPNLLELEAPIKICGDIHGQYSDLLRLFEYGGLPPQSNYLFLGDYVDRGKQSLETICLLLAYKIKYPENFFLLRGNHECASINRIYGFYDECKRRFNVRLWKAFTESFNCLPVAALIDEKILCMHGGLSPDLTNLDQIRNLPRPVPIPDTGLLCDLLWSDPGKDVKGWGMNDRGVSYTFGPDKVAEFLTRHDLDLICRAHQVVEDGYEFFADRQLVTIFSAPNYCGEFDNAGAMMSVDENLMCSFQILKPAEKKTKFVMSNKM encoded by the exons atGAGTGCACAAGgacaaccaccaccaccacagcTACAAGCTCAGGTGATTGATGAGACGGTGCTGGATGACATTATCCGGCGACTCACGGAGGTCCGATTATCTCGACCTGGAAAGCAAGTTCAGTTATCTGAAGCTGAGATCAAGCAGCTTTGTTCTGCTTCTAGAGATATCTTTCTTCAACAACCTAATTTGCTTGAACTTGAAGCTCCTATTAAGATTTGTG GTGACATTCACGGGCAGTACAGTGATTTGTTAAGACTCTTTGAGTATGGGGGTTTGCCCCCTCAATCTAATTATCTCTTTTTAGGGGACTATGTCGATCGTGGGAAGCAGAGCTTAGAAACCATATGTCTTTTGCTtgcttataaaatcaaatatcctGAAAACTTTTTCCTTTTGAGGGGAAATCACGAGTGTGCTTCCATTAATAGGATATATGGCTTTTATGATGAATGCAAGCGAAGGTTTAATGTGAGGCTTTGGAAAGCCTTTACAGAATCTTTTAACTGCCTTCCTGTGGCAGCTCTTATAGATGAGAAAATATTGTGCATGCATGGTGGTCTTTCCCCTGACCTCACAAATTTGGACCAAATCCGGAATCTGCCTCGTCCAGTTCCTATTCCCGACACTGGTTTGCTCTGTGATTTGCTTTGGTCTGATCCTGGTAAAGATGTGAAGGGTTGGGGCATGAACGATAGAGGAGTGTCCTACACTTTTGGCCCCGATAAGGTGGCTGAATTTTTGACAAGGCATGACTTGGACCTTATTTGTCGTGCTCATCag GTTGTAGAGGATGGGTATGAATTTTTTGCAGACAGACAACTTGTTACAATATTTTCAGCTCCAAACTACTGTGGTGAATTTGACAATGCTGGTGCAATGATGAGTGTGGACGAGAACTTAATGTGCTCCTTCCAGATTCTTAAGCCTGCAGAGAAGAAAACAAAGTTCGTGATGTCAAACAAGATGTGA